The Brassica oleracea var. oleracea cultivar TO1000 chromosome C6, BOL, whole genome shotgun sequence genome includes a region encoding these proteins:
- the LOC106300119 gene encoding DEAD-box ATP-dependent RNA helicase 52, which produces MSSSWADVSEAERAPSGWGYGNSRPSRTNYVPPHLRGRGPSPGSDRGGYGGGYGGRGGQGYGGRGGGGGGYVGRGGGGGGGWNNRSGGWDRRDTETNPFGNDRNVEPVADEQENTGINFEAYEDIPIETSGDNVPPPVNTFAEIDLGEALNLNIQRCKYVKPTPVQRNAIPILAAGRDLMACAQTGSGKTAAFCFPIISGIMKEQQRVERPRGVRGVYPLAVILSPTRELACQIHDEARKFSYQTGVKVVVAYGGTPVNQQIRELERGVDILVATPGRLNDLLERGRVSLQMVKHLALDEADRMLDMGFEPQIRKIVQQMDMPPPGVRQTMLFSATFPREIQRLASDFLSNYIFLAVGRVGSSTDLIVQRVEFVHDSDKRSHLMDLLHAQRENGNQGKQALTLVFVETKKGADSLENWLCMNGFPATTIHGDRSQQEREMALRSFKTGRTPILVATDVAARGLDIPHVAHVVNFDLPNDIDDYVHRIGRTGRAGNSGLATAFFNDNNTSMAKPLAELMQEANQEVPDWLSRYASRASFGGGKNRRSGGRFGGRDFRRESFGQGGGGGGGYYGGGGGGYGAVPGGGYGAMPGGYGNVPGGGYGAVPGGYVPYGRGGGAYYGGGYGTVPNQGYGPGVASAWD; this is translated from the exons ATGAGTTCATCATGGGCTGATGTTTCCGAAGCGGAGAGAGCACCATCTGGTTGGGGTTACGGGAACTCTCGTCCCTCGCGAACCAACTACGTGCCTCCGCATCTTAGGGGCCGTGGACCTTCACCTGGTAGTGATCGTGGGGGATATGGTGGTGGTTATGGTGGTCGAGGAGGCCAAGGTTATGGTGGTCGAGGAGGCGGAGGCGGAGGCTATGTTGGTAGAGGAGGAGGTGGAGGTGGTGGTTGGAATAACAGGAGTGGAGGTTGGGACCGTAGGGATACTGAAACTAACCCGTTTGGTAATGATAGGAATGTAGAGCCGGTTGCTGACGAGCAGGAGAACACAGGCATTAACTTTGAGGCCTATGAAGATATCCCCATCGAGACAAGTGGGGATAATGTGCCGCCTCCTGTTAATACCTTTGCTGAGATAGACCTTGGAGAGGCTCTGAATCTTAATATCCAGAGGTGCAAGTACGTGAAGCCGACCCCTGTGCAGCGTAATGCGATTCCCATCTTGGCTGCTGGGAGGGATTTGATGGCTTGTGCTCAGACGGGGTCTGGGAAGACAGCTGCGTTTTGTTTTCCTATTATTAGTGGGATTATGAAGGAGCAGCAGCGTGTAGAGAGACCACGTGGAGTTCGGGGAGTGTATCCTCTTGCTGTCATTCTCTCACCAACTAGGGAGTTGGCATGTCAG ATACATGATGAAGCCAGAAAGTTCTCCTATCAAACTGGTGTGAAAGTTGTGGTTGCTTATGGAGGAACACCAGTCAACCAACAG ATCCGGGAGCTTGAAAGAGGAGTTGATATTCTTGTTGCAACTCCTGGGAGATTAAATGATTTGCTTGAGAGAGGTAGAGTCTCACTACAGATGGTAAAACACCTAGCACTTGATGAGGCGGATAGGATGCTGGACATGGGGTTTGAACCGCAAATCAGGAAGATCGTTCAGCAGATGGATATGCCTCCTCCTGGTGTCCGGCAGACAATGCTGTTCAGTGCTACCTTTCCTAGGGAGATACAG AGACTTGCATCTGATTTTCTTTCAAATTACATATTTCTGGCTGTTGGAAGAGTGGGTTCAAGTACGGATTTAATAGTCCAAAGAGTAGAGTTTGTCCACGATTCTGACAAAAGAAGCCATTTAATGGACCTTCTTCATGCTCAGAGGGAGAATGGTAACCAAGGAAAG CAAGCTTTGACTCTTGTATTTGTGGAGACAAAGAAGGGAGCTGACTCGTTGGAGAATTGGTTGTGCATGAACGGATTCCCAGCAACGACCATCCACGGTGATAGGTCACAACAG GAAAGAGAAATGGCACTGAGATCATTCAAGACTGGGCGGACACCTATTTTGGTTGCAACTGATGTGGCAGCACGTGGTCTTGACATTCCACACGTGGCCCATGTGGTTAACTTTGATCTACCAAACGATATCGATGACTATGTCCACCGTATCGGACGAACAGGACGTGCAGGCAATTCAGGACTAGCAACTGCTTTCTTCAATGATAACAACACATCAATGGCCAAGCCACTCGCTGAGCTAATGCAGGAAGCAAACCAGGAGGTCCCTGACTGGCTGAGTCGGTATGCATCTCGTGCTTCATTTGGAGGTGGTAAGAACCGACGATCTGGTGGGCGGTTTGGTGGCCGTGACTTCAGGAGAGAATCTTTTGGCCAAGGCGGAGGCGGAGGCGGTGGCTACTATGGTGGTGGTGGAGGAGGATATGGTGCCGTTCCCGGTGGTGGATATGGAGCAATGCCTGGTGGATATGGAAACGTACCAGGTGGTGGATATGGAGCCGTTCCTGGTGGTTATGTACCATACGGCAGAGGCGGTGGTGCTTACTACGGTGGAGGATATGGAACCGTTCCTAACCAAGGCTACGGCCCTGGAGTGGCCAGTGCTTGGGACTAA
- the LOC106300120 gene encoding carbon catabolite repressor protein 4 homolog 2-like, which produces MVDHLTLPSISSPFPRNHINNQTILCFYSSSPISRCDAKAMLSVIRVHLPSEIPIVGCELTPYVLVRRPDKSAATDDVPESAPLDGYFLRYRWYRVHSDKKVTICSVHPTQQATLQCVFCSKRRSLVSKSYHCSPKCFVDAWQHHKTLHEAENGNEEDELVRFNSTGSGVLSGTLSGSMSNLSLASNGPTPFYPSSISQKSGGETLVEVGSCKTYTPTADDIGYVLKFECAVANAESKQVVGHPSTILTSRVIPAPSPSPRKLIPVNGADVMGHLDQDGRIQSAGSFTVLSYNILSDTSASSDLYSYCPPWALSWSYRRHNLLREIVGYRADVVCLQEVQSDHFHEIFAPELDKHGYQALYKRKTNEVLSGSTSAIDGCATFFRRDRFSHVKKYDVEFNKAAQSLTEAIIPPTQKRTALNRLVKDNIALIVVLEAKFGNQPVDSSGKRQLICVANTHVNVQQELKDVKLWQVHTLLKGLEKIAASADIPMLVCGDFNTLPGSAPHTLLVMGKVDPLHPDLLVDPLGILRPQTKLTHQLPLVSAYSSFVRPGTGLGLEQHRRRMDLNTNEPLFTNCTRDFIGTHDYIFYTADTLMVESLLDLLDEDGLRKDTALPSPEWSSNHIALLAEFRCMPRTRR; this is translated from the exons ATGGTGGATCACCTTACCCTCCCCTCTATTTCATCTCCCTTTCCACGAAACCATATCAATAACCAAACGATTCTCTGCTTCTATAGTTCTTCCCCAATCTCCAGGTGCGACGCAAAAGCGATGCTGAGCGTGATCCGAGTGCATCTCCCTTCCGAGATTCCTATCGTGGGCTGTGAATTAACTCCTTACGTCCTTGTTCGCCGCCCCGATAAGTCCGCAGCCACTGACGATGTCCCTGAATCAGCTCCCCTCGATGGCTACTTCTTGAGATACAGATG GTATCGAGTACATAGTGATAAGAAAGTTACGATTTGTAGTGTGCATCCAACGCAGCAAGCCACTTTACAATGTGTATTCTGTTCAAAGCGTAGAAGCCTCGTTTCCAAAAGCTACCATTGTTCTCCCAAATGCTTTGTAGACGCGTGGCAGCATCACAAGACCTTACACGAGGCAGAGAACGGGAACGAGGAAGATGAGTTAGTCCGGTTTAACAGCACCGGCTCGGGGGTTCTCTCCGGTACCTTGTCAGGTTCCATGTCTAATCTAAGCCTCGCCAGTAACGGCCCAACGCCGTTTTATCCTTCTAGTATCTCGCAGAAGAGTGGAGGAGAGACGCTGGTCGAGGTCGGGAGTTGCAAAACGTACACGCCGACGGCTGATGATATTGGCTATGTTTTGAAGTTCGAGTGTGCTGTGGCGAATGCTGAGAGTAAACAGGTTGTGGGACATCCTAGTACGATTTTGACTTCACGTGTTATCCCTGCTCCTTCTCCGAGTCCGCGTAAGCTTATCCCTGTAAATGGAGCTGATGTGATGGGTCACTTGGATCAAGATGGTCGGATTCAGTCTGCAGGATCGTTCACTGTTCTTTCTTATAATATTTTGTCTGATACTTCGGCAAGTAGCGACCTGTACAGTTACTGCCCTCCTTGGGCTCTTTCTTGGTCTTATAGAAGACATAATCTGTTAAGGGAGATCGTTGGCTATCGTGCTGATGTAGTTTGCCTACAAGAG GTACAAAGTGATCATTTCCATGAAATATTTGCTCCTGAGTTGGATAAACATGGGTACCAAGCTCTCTACAAGAGGAAGACTAATGAG GTTCTCAGCGGGAGTACAAGTGCGATTGATGGCTGTGCAACATTCTTCAGACGGGATAGATTTTCACATGTCAAGAAATATGAT GTTGAATTCAATAAGGCTGCTCAGTCTTTGACTGAGGCTATAATCCCTCCTACGCAGAAGAGAACTGCTTTAAACCGACTTGTTAAG GATAACATTGCGTTAATAGTTGTTCTTGAAGCAAAATTTGGTAATCAACCTGTTGATTCTTCAGGGAAGCGCCAGCTTATCTGTGTG GCAAACACACATGTAAATGTACAACAAGAACTGAAGGACGTGAAGCTCTGGCAG GTTCATACCTTATTAAAGGGGCTGGAGAAGATAGCTGCTAGTGCGGATATTCCTATGCTTGTATGTGGAGACTTCAACACCCTTCCCGGAAG TGCACCTCATACACTTCTTGTAATGGGAAAGGTTGATCCACTACACCCAGATCTATTGGTTGATCCCCTTGGAATCTTGCGTCCTCAAACCAAACTGACTCATCAATTGCCTCTG GTGAGTGCCTACTCATCTTTTGTGAGACCGGGAACGGGTCTTGGACTGGAACAACACAGGAGGAGAATGGATCTTAATACAAACGAGCCTTTGTTTACCAATTGTACAAGGGACTTCATCGGCACTCATGACTATATATTTTATACAG CGGATACGTTAATGGTGGAGTCTTTATTGGACTTGCTGGATGAAGATGGATTAAGAAAAGACACAGCTCTTCCTTCCCCTGAATGGTCTTCTAATCACATTGCACTCTTGGCTGAGTTTCGATGCATGCCTAGAACCAGACGCTAA